One Glycine max cultivar Williams 82 chromosome 6, Glycine_max_v4.0, whole genome shotgun sequence DNA segment encodes these proteins:
- the LOC100801017 gene encoding uncharacterized protein YnbB: MAAREVDKVGEDEASHDNVWSAGSDVVDTGQRRSCDKDGFAMVKIWRGECYTLKEEMLVVKAVDSLHSEFRAVDNLVVCNTNRVLKAFQNARVGSHHFGGCTGYGHDEAGGRGALDQAFAKIFGAESAIVRHRSYNILICQQFFSGTHAITCALFALLRTGDELLAVAGAPYDTLEEVLGKRESGGLGSLQDFGVKYREVPLAEDGGLDWNALMSAVKPKTKCALIQRSCGYSWRRSLSVNEIGRAIKIIKKQKPSCSVMVDNCYGEFVESIEPPMVGADLIAGSLIKNPGGTIAPCGGYIAGKKKCVEAAAARLSAPGLGVDCGSTPGDIMRAFFQGLFLSSQMVGEAIKGSFGLIAEVLASKGYKVQPLPRIPRSDTVQAIQLGSHERLLAFCEAVQRSSPVGSYTKPVAGATPGYASEVIFADGTFIDGSTSELSCDGPLREPFTVFCQGGTHWTQWGLVL; the protein is encoded by the exons ATGGCGGCAAGAGAAGTTGACAAGGTAGGAGAAGACGAAGCAAGCCACGACAATGTGTGGAGTGCGGGATCTGATGTG GTGGATACAGGACAAAGACGAAGTTGTGACAAAGATGGATTTGCAATGGTGAAGATCTGGAGAGGAGAGTGCTACACATTGAAGGAAGAAA TGCTGGTGGTGAAAGCAGTGGATTCCTTGCATTCAGAGTTCAGGGCTGTGGATAATTTGGTTGTGTGCAATACCAACCGTGTCCTTAAAGCTTTCCAGAATGCTCGAGTTGGATCCCAT CACTTTGGTGGTTGCACTGGTTATGGTCATGATGAGGCTGGGGGCCGTGGAGCTCTTGACCAGGCTTTTGCCAAAATTTTTGGGGCAGAGTCAGCTATTGTTCGTCACAG aaGTTATAATATTCTCATCTGTCAACAGTTCTTCTCAGGCACTCATGCTATCACCTGTGCTTTATTTGCTCTCCTGAGGACAGGGGATGAG CTTTTGGCAGTTGCTGGTGCTCCCTATGACACGCTAGAGGAAGTATTAGGGAAAAGGGAATCTGGTGGACTGGGTTCCCTCCAAGATTTTGGGGTGAAGTACCGAGAAGTTCCA CTTGCTGAGGATGGTGGACTTGACTGGAATGCACTCATGAGTGCTgtaaaacccaaaacaaaatgcGCACTCATTCAGCGGTCATGTGGTTATTCATGGCGTCGGAGTTTGAGTGTCAATGAGATAGGCAGggcaataaaaataatcaag AAGCAAAAGCCCAGCTGCTCAGTTATGGTGGACAATTGCTATGgagaatttgttgaaagcatcgAGCCTCCCATGGTG GGTGCAGATTTGATCGCGGGCAGTTTGATCAAGAATCCAGGTGGAACGATTGCTCCGTGTGGTGGATACATTGCTGGGAAGAAAAAATGTGTTGAAGCAGCTGCAGCCCGTCTTTCTGCACCAGGACTTGGTGTGGATTGTGGTTCAACCCCTGGTGATATCATGCGAGCCTTTTTCCAGGGTTTATTTCTTTCATCTCAAATGGTTGGAGAAGCAATCAAGG GAAGTTTTGGCCTGATTGCTGAAGTTTTGGCATCTAAAGGCTATAAAGTGCAGCCTCTCCCCCGCATCCCCCGTTCTGATACAGTTCAG GCCATCCAGCTTGGAAGCCATGAGCGTCTCCTTGCTTTCTGTGAGGCTGTTCAGAGAAGCTCTCCAGTAGGTTCGTATACCAAACCAGTTGCAGGTGCCACTCCAGGATATGCATCAGAG GTGATCTTTGCTGATGGAACCTTCATTGATGGGAGTACAAGTGAGCTTTCATGTGATGGACCACTTAGAGAGCCATTTACTGTATTTTGCCAG GGTGGCACCCATTGGACTCAATGGGGACTAGTCCTATGA
- the LOC100813477 gene encoding transmembrane protein 184C isoform X4, whose translation MHPAQIVLYGSTLCVMITVHFSMKLLAEHVLNWKKPKEQNAIVIIILMAPLYAVDSYVGLINFFGSEAFFTFLDSIKECYEALVIAKFLGLMYSFLNISLSKNIVPDEIKGREIHHSFPMTLFQPHTTRLDHKTLKLLKNWTWQFVVIRPVCSILMITLQYLEVYPTWVSWTNTVILNISVSLALYSLVVFYHVFSKELEPHKPLAKFLCIKGIVFFCFWQGIVLDLLAALGIIRSRYSWLTVERIEEGYQNLLVCLEMVFFSIYQQYAYSAAPYKVNSSPSDKKSK comes from the exons ATGCATCCTGCGCAGATCGTTTTGTATGGATCAACTTTATGTGTCATGATAACAGTGCACTTCTCCATGAAACTACTAGCAGAACATGTTTTGAACTGGAAGAAACCAAAGGAGCAAAACGCCATAGTAATTATAATCCTTATGGCCCCATTGTACGCTGTGGACTCCTATGTTGGTTTGATAAATTTCTTTGGAAGTGAAGCATTTTTCACATTCTTGGACTCAATTAAAGAGTGCTATGAGGCTCTG GTGATTGCTAAGTTTTTGGGTTTGATGTACAGTTTTTTGAACATCTCCTTAAGTAAGAACATAGTGCCGGATGAGATCAAGGGAAGAGAAATTCACCATTCATTTCCAATGACTCTTTTTCAG CCTCACACTACTCGTCTGGACCATAAAACACTGAAGCTTCTAAAAAACTGGACTTGGCAATTTGTCGTGATACGTCCAGTGTGCTCAATCTTGATGATAACTCTACAGTATCTTGAAGTTTATCCCACTTGGGTCAGCTGGACAAACACAGTCATTCTAAACATTTCAGTGTCACTGGCACTGTATTCTCTTGTTGTTTTCTACCATGTGTTTTCTAAAGAGCTGGAACCACATAAGCCTCTTGCCAAGTTTTTATGCATAAAAGGGATTGTCTTTTTCTGCTTCTGGCAG GGAATTGTGCTTGATCTCCTGGCAGCACTGGGAATAATCAGATCCCGTTATTCGTGGCTAACCGTGGAACGCATTGAGGAAGGCTACCAAAACCTTTTGGTTTGTCTTGAAATGGTTTTCTTCTCAATATATCAGCAATACGCATACAGTGCTGCTCCATACAAGGTCAATAGTTCACCTtcagataaaaaatcaaagtga
- the LOC100813477 gene encoding transmembrane protein 184 homolog DDB_G0279555 isoform X1 produces MHPAQIVLYGSTLCVMITVHFSMKLLAEHVLNWKKPKEQNAIVIIILMAPLYAVDSYVGLINFFGSEAFFTFLDSIKECYEALVIAKFLGLMYSFLNISLSKNIVPDEIKGREIHHSFPMTLFQPHTTRLDHKTLKLLKNWTWQFVVIRPVCSILMITLQYLEVYPTWVSWTNTVILNISVSLALYSLVVFYHVFSKELEPHKPLAKFLCIKGIVFFCFWQMLTLFCLLSIIPCLGLKYYGGVASLLQNPCRFGTSYLTDCQQMISWQRLATTLFPDAKCVIKIWRLLIIYFCAVLLRFSYGPGWSLCAAAASTDLMPCLF; encoded by the exons ATGCATCCTGCGCAGATCGTTTTGTATGGATCAACTTTATGTGTCATGATAACAGTGCACTTCTCCATGAAACTACTAGCAGAACATGTTTTGAACTGGAAGAAACCAAAGGAGCAAAACGCCATAGTAATTATAATCCTTATGGCCCCATTGTACGCTGTGGACTCCTATGTTGGTTTGATAAATTTCTTTGGAAGTGAAGCATTTTTCACATTCTTGGACTCAATTAAAGAGTGCTATGAGGCTCTG GTGATTGCTAAGTTTTTGGGTTTGATGTACAGTTTTTTGAACATCTCCTTAAGTAAGAACATAGTGCCGGATGAGATCAAGGGAAGAGAAATTCACCATTCATTTCCAATGACTCTTTTTCAG CCTCACACTACTCGTCTGGACCATAAAACACTGAAGCTTCTAAAAAACTGGACTTGGCAATTTGTCGTGATACGTCCAGTGTGCTCAATCTTGATGATAACTCTACAGTATCTTGAAGTTTATCCCACTTGGGTCAGCTGGACAAACACAGTCATTCTAAACATTTCAGTGTCACTGGCACTGTATTCTCTTGTTGTTTTCTACCATGTGTTTTCTAAAGAGCTGGAACCACATAAGCCTCTTGCCAAGTTTTTATGCATAAAAGGGATTGTCTTTTTCTGCTTCTGGCAG ATGCTTACACTCTTCTGTCTCCTTTCAATAATACCTTGCCTTGGGCTGAAGTATTATGGAGGAGTTGCATCCCTCCTGCAAAATCCATGCCGCTTTGGAACTTCATACTTAACAGACTGCCAACAGATGATATCCTGGCAAAGGCTGGCTACCACATTGTTTCCAGATGCAAAATGTGTCATAAAAATTTGGAGACTGCTGATCATTTATTTCTGTGCTGTCCTTTTGCGATTCAGCTATGGACCTGGCTGGAGTCTATGCGCAGCTGCAGCATCAACCGATCTAATGCCTTGTCTCTTTTGA
- the LOC100813477 gene encoding transmembrane protein 184 homolog DDB_G0279555 isoform X2, which yields MHPAQIVLYGSTLCVMITVHFSMKLLAEHVLNWKKPKEQNAIVIIILMAPLYAVDSYVGLINFFGSEAFFTFLDSIKECYEALVIAKFLGLMYSFLNISLSKNIVPDEIKGREIHHSFPMTLFQPHTTRLDHKTLKLLKNWTWQFVVIRPVCSILMITLQYLEVYPTWVSWTNTVILNISVSLALYSLVVFYHVFSKELEPHKPLAKFLCIKGIVFFCFWQYYGGVASLLQNPCRFGTSYLTDCQQMISWQRLATTLFPDAKCVIKIWRLLIIYFCAVLLRFSYGPGWSLCAAAASTDLMPCLF from the exons ATGCATCCTGCGCAGATCGTTTTGTATGGATCAACTTTATGTGTCATGATAACAGTGCACTTCTCCATGAAACTACTAGCAGAACATGTTTTGAACTGGAAGAAACCAAAGGAGCAAAACGCCATAGTAATTATAATCCTTATGGCCCCATTGTACGCTGTGGACTCCTATGTTGGTTTGATAAATTTCTTTGGAAGTGAAGCATTTTTCACATTCTTGGACTCAATTAAAGAGTGCTATGAGGCTCTG GTGATTGCTAAGTTTTTGGGTTTGATGTACAGTTTTTTGAACATCTCCTTAAGTAAGAACATAGTGCCGGATGAGATCAAGGGAAGAGAAATTCACCATTCATTTCCAATGACTCTTTTTCAG CCTCACACTACTCGTCTGGACCATAAAACACTGAAGCTTCTAAAAAACTGGACTTGGCAATTTGTCGTGATACGTCCAGTGTGCTCAATCTTGATGATAACTCTACAGTATCTTGAAGTTTATCCCACTTGGGTCAGCTGGACAAACACAGTCATTCTAAACATTTCAGTGTCACTGGCACTGTATTCTCTTGTTGTTTTCTACCATGTGTTTTCTAAAGAGCTGGAACCACATAAGCCTCTTGCCAAGTTTTTATGCATAAAAGGGATTGTCTTTTTCTGCTTCTGGCAG TATTATGGAGGAGTTGCATCCCTCCTGCAAAATCCATGCCGCTTTGGAACTTCATACTTAACAGACTGCCAACAGATGATATCCTGGCAAAGGCTGGCTACCACATTGTTTCCAGATGCAAAATGTGTCATAAAAATTTGGAGACTGCTGATCATTTATTTCTGTGCTGTCCTTTTGCGATTCAGCTATGGACCTGGCTGGAGTCTATGCGCAGCTGCAGCATCAACCGATCTAATGCCTTGTCTCTTTTGA
- the LOC100813477 gene encoding transmembrane protein 184 homolog DDB_G0279555 isoform X5, with protein MHPAQIVLYGSTLCVMITVHFSMKLLAEHVLNWKKPKEQNAIVIIILMAPLYAVDSYVGLINFFGSEAFFTFLDSIKECYEALVIAKFLGLMYSFLNISLSKNIVPDEIKGREIHHSFPMTLFQPHTTRLDHKTLKLLKNWTWQFVVIRPVCSILMITLQYLEVYPTWVSWTNTVILNISVSLALYSLVVFYHVFSKELEPHKPLAKFLCIKGIVFFCFWQVMKIEDFQFRLRKTFDLSKIMNTTHVLLWI; from the exons ATGCATCCTGCGCAGATCGTTTTGTATGGATCAACTTTATGTGTCATGATAACAGTGCACTTCTCCATGAAACTACTAGCAGAACATGTTTTGAACTGGAAGAAACCAAAGGAGCAAAACGCCATAGTAATTATAATCCTTATGGCCCCATTGTACGCTGTGGACTCCTATGTTGGTTTGATAAATTTCTTTGGAAGTGAAGCATTTTTCACATTCTTGGACTCAATTAAAGAGTGCTATGAGGCTCTG GTGATTGCTAAGTTTTTGGGTTTGATGTACAGTTTTTTGAACATCTCCTTAAGTAAGAACATAGTGCCGGATGAGATCAAGGGAAGAGAAATTCACCATTCATTTCCAATGACTCTTTTTCAG CCTCACACTACTCGTCTGGACCATAAAACACTGAAGCTTCTAAAAAACTGGACTTGGCAATTTGTCGTGATACGTCCAGTGTGCTCAATCTTGATGATAACTCTACAGTATCTTGAAGTTTATCCCACTTGGGTCAGCTGGACAAACACAGTCATTCTAAACATTTCAGTGTCACTGGCACTGTATTCTCTTGTTGTTTTCTACCATGTGTTTTCTAAAGAGCTGGAACCACATAAGCCTCTTGCCAAGTTTTTATGCATAAAAGGGATTGTCTTTTTCTGCTTCTGGCAG GTTATGAAAATTGAGGACTTTCAATTCAGGCTAAGGAAAACATTTGACTTATCCAAGATTATGAACACTACACACGTACTATTATGGATCTAA
- the LOC100813477 gene encoding transmembrane protein 184 homolog DDB_G0279555 isoform X3, with protein MHPAQIVLYGSTLCVMITVHFSMKLLAEHVLNWKKPKEQNAIVIIILMAPLYAVDSYVGLINFFGSEAFFTFLDSIKECYEALVIAKFLGLMYSFLNISLSKNIVPDEIKGREIHHSFPMTLFQPHTTRLDHKTLKLLKNWTWQFVVIRPVCSILMITLQYLEVYPTWVSWTNTVILNISVSLALYSLVVFYHVFSKELEPHKPLAKFLCIKGIVFFCFWQLWTWLESMRSCSINRSNALSLLNIVSPFTSAQLNDVRIAAVGYVIWIIWTARNNSLFSNQATSFQSPCLLVVANVKLSGNCA; from the exons ATGCATCCTGCGCAGATCGTTTTGTATGGATCAACTTTATGTGTCATGATAACAGTGCACTTCTCCATGAAACTACTAGCAGAACATGTTTTGAACTGGAAGAAACCAAAGGAGCAAAACGCCATAGTAATTATAATCCTTATGGCCCCATTGTACGCTGTGGACTCCTATGTTGGTTTGATAAATTTCTTTGGAAGTGAAGCATTTTTCACATTCTTGGACTCAATTAAAGAGTGCTATGAGGCTCTG GTGATTGCTAAGTTTTTGGGTTTGATGTACAGTTTTTTGAACATCTCCTTAAGTAAGAACATAGTGCCGGATGAGATCAAGGGAAGAGAAATTCACCATTCATTTCCAATGACTCTTTTTCAG CCTCACACTACTCGTCTGGACCATAAAACACTGAAGCTTCTAAAAAACTGGACTTGGCAATTTGTCGTGATACGTCCAGTGTGCTCAATCTTGATGATAACTCTACAGTATCTTGAAGTTTATCCCACTTGGGTCAGCTGGACAAACACAGTCATTCTAAACATTTCAGTGTCACTGGCACTGTATTCTCTTGTTGTTTTCTACCATGTGTTTTCTAAAGAGCTGGAACCACATAAGCCTCTTGCCAAGTTTTTATGCATAAAAGGGATTGTCTTTTTCTGCTTCTGGCAG CTATGGACCTGGCTGGAGTCTATGCGCAGCTGCAGCATCAACCGATCTAATGCCTTGTCTCTTTTGAATATTGTGTCGCCTTTCACTTCAGCCCAATTAAATGATGTCAGAATTGCAGCTGTTGGATATGTCATTTGGATCATTTGGACAGCTAGAAACAATAGTCTGTTTTCCAACCAAGCGACTTCTTTCCAAAGCCCTTGCTTGTTAGTTGTAGCTAATGTCAAGCTTTCAG GGAATTGTGCTTGA
- the LOC100814017 gene encoding uncharacterized protein → MAAAVTDMARRHTISQILVDLLKFAVGSAIDGSRKIIPGRKQVDKMVPEGLINIPLPTPVNAKKHPDLKVANDLHFETKMEEVKEDLNNIKQQYKTSTKRIQESQPPNKSDDGFKEINHVQSNGRRVFIRSRL, encoded by the exons ATGGCCGCCGCCGTGACAGATATGGCCCGCCGCCACACGATTAGCCAAATACTGGTGGACCTCCTCAAGTTTGCCGTCGGTTCCGCCATCGACGGCTCTCGCAAAATCATCCCTg GTAGGAAGCAGGTAGATAAGATGGTGCCAGAAGGATTGATAAACATACCCTTGCCAACCCCTGTAAATGCCAAGAAACACCCTGATTTAAAGGTTGCAAATGATCTCCATTTTGAGACAAAAATGGAGGAAGTGAAGGAAGACTTGAATAACATAAAGCAGCAGTACAAAACATCAACCAAACGCATCCAGGAGTCACAGCCACCGAACAAATCGGATGATGGCTTTAAGGAAATCAATCATGTGCAGAGCAATGGAAGGAGAGTATTCATCCGATCTCGACTGTAG